In one window of Macadamia integrifolia cultivar HAES 741 chromosome 2, SCU_Mint_v3, whole genome shotgun sequence DNA:
- the LOC122093276 gene encoding beta-xylosidase/alpha-L-arabinofuranosidase 2-like, with protein sequence MAPTQNRAERNSCSVSLVMLLIFVFFCSSGVSGQTPVFACDVSKNPGLGAFRFCKSSLGIAARVDDLVKRLTLQEKVGFLVNKAAAVSRLGIPSYEWWSEALHGVSNVGPGTHFSNVVPAATSFPMVILTAASFNTSLFEAIGKVVSTEARAMYNVGLAGLTYWSPNINILRDPRWGRALETPGEDPLLTSKYATGYVRGLQQSDDGDPNRLKVAACCKHYTAYDLDNWKGVDRYHFNALVTKQDMDDTFQPPFKSCVIDGNVASVMCSYNQVNGKPTCADPDLLAGVIRGEWQLNGYIVSDCDSVAVLYGAQHYTKTPEEAAAKSILAGLDLNCGTFLGQHTEAAVKAGLLNESAVDKAISNNFATQMRLGFFDGDPSKQLYGKLGPKDVCTPENQELAREAARQGIVLLKNSPGSLPLSPTTIKSLAVIGPNANVTKTMIGNYEGIPCRYTTPLQGLTASVPTLYQQGCPNVACSTAQLDAAKQIASQADATVLIVGADLSIEAESRDRVDLRLPGQQELLVTEVAKVAKGPVILVIMSGGGMDVTFAKNDDKVTSIMWVGYPGEAGGAAIADVIFGYYNPCGRLPMSWYPQEYADKIPMTNMNMRPDPATGYPGRTYRFYTGETVYSFGDGLSYSPVSHHLALAPKLVSIPLEEGHFCRSQKCKSIDMTETSCKNLVFDIHLRVKNTGRMGGSHTIFLFTTPPSVHNAPKKHLLDFQKVSLTAQSEQLVKFKVDVCKDLTVVDEVGSRKVALGLHVLHVGSLKHSLNVRI encoded by the exons ATGGCTCCTACACAAAACAGAGCAGAGAGAAACTCTTGTTCTGTTTCGTTGGTCATGTTATtgatctttgttttcttttgttccagTGGGGTTTCAGGGCAAACTCCTGTTTTTGCTTGTGATGTTAGTAAGAATCCTGGGTTGGGTGCATTTAGGTTTTGTAAATCTTCATTGGGGATTGCGGCTAGGGTGGATGATTTGGTGAAGAGACTGACATTGCAAGAGAAGGTTGGGTTTCTGGTGAATAAAGCAGCAGCTGTGAGTCGGCTTGGTATCCCGAGTTATGAGTGGTGGTCGGAAGCCTTACATGGGGTGTCTAACGTGGGTCCTGGAACTCATTTCTCTAATGTTGTTCCTGCAGCCACTAGCTTTCCTATGGTTATTCTAACTGCAGCTTCCTTCAACACCTCTCTTTTTGAGGCCATTGGAAAG GTGGTGTCCACAGAAGCTAGAGCAATGTATAATGTGGGTTTAGCTGGATTGACGTATTGGAGCCCAAACATCAATATACTCAGGGATCCAAGATGGGGAAGAGCTCTGGAGACTCCAGGGGAAGACCCATTGCTCACCAGTAAATATGCAACTGGTTATGTTAGAGGTTTACAACAAAGTGACGATGGCGATCCAAATCGGCTTAAAGTTGCTGCTTGCTGTAAACACTATACAGCTTATGATTTAGATAACTGGAAAGGAGTAGATAGATATCACTTCAATGCTCTG GTAACTAAACAGGACATGGATGATACATTCCAACCACCATTCAAGAGCTGTGTTATTGATGGGAATGTTGCAAGTGTAATGTGTTCTTACAACCAAGTAAATGGGAAACCCACCTGTGCAGATCCAGATCTTCTTGCTGGGGTCATTAGGGGTGAATGGCAACTTAATgg GTACATCGTTTCAGATTGTGATTCGGTAGCTGTGCTCTACGGCGCTCAACACTATACCAAAACCCCCGAAGAAGCAGCTGCCAAGTCTATATTGGCTG GGTTGGATCTCAACTGTGGAACCTTCCTTGGCCAACACACTGAAGCTGCAGTAAAAGCGGGGCTCTTGAATGAGTCGGCCGTAGATAAGGCCATCTCCAACAATTTTGCCACTCAAATGCGGCTTGGCTTCTTCGATGGTGACCCGAGTAAGCAGCTCTATGGGAAGCTTGGTCCAAAGGATGTCTGCACCCCAGAGAACCAGGAGCTCGCCCGTGAAGCAGCACGGCAAGGGATTGTCTTGTTGAAGAACAGCCCTGGATCATTGCCATTATCACCTACCACTATCAAGTCTCTAGCCGTAATTGGACCCAACGCAAACGTCACAAAGACCATGATTGGCAACTATGAAG GCATTCCATGCAGATACACAACTCCTCTTCAAGGCCTAACAGCCTCAGTTCCTACTCTCTATCAACAAGGCTGCCCAAATGTGGCATGCTCCACTGCCCAGCTAGATGCTGCCAAGCAAATAGCAAGCCAAGCTGATGCAACGGTTTTAATTGTCGGTGCTGATCTATCAATCGAGGCAGAGAGTCGTGATAGGGTCGACCTCCGTCTCCCTGGACAGCAGGAACTTCTTGTAACAGAGGTTGCAAAGGTAGCCAAGGGACCTGTAATTCTTGTTATAATGTCAGGAGGGGGGATGGATGTCACATTTGCAAAAAATGACGACAAGGTCACAAGCATAATGTGGGTTGGTTACCCTGGTGAAGCCGGAGGTGCCGCTATCGCAGATGTAATCTTCGGTTATTACAATCCAT GTGGAAGATTACCTATGTCATGGTACCCACAGGAGTATGCAGACAAGATCCCCATGACAAACATGAACATGAGACCGGATCCTGCAACTGGTTACCCTGGCCGAACCTACCGGTTTTATACAGGTGAAACCGTATACTCATTTGGTGATGGCCTCAGCTACTCCCCAGTCAGTCACCATCTTGCCTTGGCACCTAAACTAGTCTCAATTCCCTTGGAAGAAGGTCACTTTTGTCGGTCTCAGAAATGCAAATCCATTGACATGACTGAAACTAGTTGCAAAAACTTGGTTTTTGACATTCACCTAAGAGTAAAGAACACAGGAAGAATGGGTGGAAGCCATACAATTTTCTTGTTCACCACTCCTCCATCTGTGCACAACGCCCCTAAGAAGCATTTGCTGGATTTTCAGAAGGTTTCTTTGACAGCCCAAAGTGAACAACTGGTCAAGTTCAAAGTGGACGTTTGCAAGGACTTGACTGTTGTTGATGAAGTAGGAAGCCGAAAAGTGGCCTTGGGGTTACATGTACTTCATGTGGGGAGCTTGAAACACTCATTGAATGTAAGGATCTAA